One stretch of Paenibacillus sp. AN1007 DNA includes these proteins:
- a CDS encoding MarR family transcriptional regulator — protein MSPNTERNSQLANVDQLLEAFFRYKNKVLDQQQKSETNCKLNPTKSHILGMILREKRCMAVDVARQLSLSSGATTIVLNQLESENLIQRERSEEDRRIVWLSLTEEGEQLATALNVNRGRMTWELLQALTEEEQQLMLGMLKKIEMKLLEKMRSLEQTYR, from the coding sequence ATGAGCCCGAATACGGAGCGAAACTCGCAATTGGCAAACGTCGATCAATTGTTGGAGGCCTTCTTCAGATATAAAAATAAAGTATTGGACCAGCAGCAAAAATCGGAAACCAACTGTAAGCTGAATCCAACAAAAAGCCATATATTGGGTATGATCCTGCGTGAAAAGCGCTGCATGGCTGTCGATGTAGCGCGTCAGCTTAGTCTGTCATCCGGGGCAACAACGATCGTTCTTAATCAGCTTGAAAGTGAAAATCTGATTCAGCGGGAACGCAGCGAGGAAGATCGCAGAATTGTGTGGCTGTCTTTAACAGAAGAGGGCGAGCAGTTAGCCACGGCGCTAAATGTCAACCGCGGTCGTATGACTTGGGAGCTGTTACAAGCGCTTACGGAGGAGGAGCAGCAGTTAATGCTGGGTATGCTCAAAAAAATAGAAATGAAGCTGCTGGAAAAAATGAGATCACTAGAGCAGACGTATCGTTAG
- a CDS encoding FAD-dependent monooxygenase: MNSIKSYQASDASDTDVCIVGAGPGGALLSYLLNRKGISSLLIERQPHLHKSFRGELLNADGEAILNKHGLYAPIQQRGVLPLEQIQYWEEGSIIHTIHPDVNKGENHVGIHVPQDHLLEAITAQTEGLSPLHQVRFNTVMTGLLRDKSGRVAGINVRQKGVPASIRASVVIGADGRYSAVRKHAGLVPDIRKHGYDLLWARIPAPAGWEPAVRMAGMDGQQLALFSQYGGYVQIGWNIPEGGYAKLREMPFAPFVGKLVSAFPCLADAVAAHIQNWSDFVLLSVESSYSSRWAEDNVVLIGDAAHTMTPTGAFGLNAALEDADVLSELLLQMAEGRFESAEVLQQLQAIRGPKVQQQLARQVEMESSFRQRYESFR; the protein is encoded by the coding sequence ATGAACTCAATAAAATCTTATCAAGCATCGGACGCCAGCGATACAGATGTCTGTATCGTCGGGGCAGGCCCCGGAGGCGCATTGCTTTCATATTTACTAAACCGGAAAGGCATTTCCTCACTGCTCATCGAACGGCAGCCGCATCTTCATAAATCGTTCCGCGGTGAGCTGCTGAACGCAGACGGCGAAGCCATCTTGAACAAGCACGGCTTGTATGCTCCGATTCAACAGCGCGGGGTACTGCCGCTGGAGCAGATACAATATTGGGAAGAAGGCAGCATCATCCATACGATTCATCCTGATGTAAACAAAGGGGAGAATCATGTCGGTATACACGTCCCGCAGGACCACCTTCTTGAAGCTATTACAGCTCAAACCGAAGGCTTGAGTCCGCTGCATCAGGTCCGGTTTAATACGGTCATGACCGGTCTGCTTCGAGACAAAAGCGGCAGGGTTGCTGGTATTAATGTACGGCAGAAGGGTGTTCCTGCCTCCATTCGAGCATCAGTCGTTATTGGTGCAGATGGCAGATATTCAGCAGTTCGCAAACATGCGGGTCTTGTACCCGATATCCGCAAGCACGGTTACGATCTGTTATGGGCACGCATCCCTGCACCAGCGGGATGGGAACCCGCTGTACGCATGGCTGGTATGGATGGGCAGCAGCTGGCCCTGTTTTCGCAATACGGCGGTTATGTTCAGATCGGATGGAATATTCCCGAGGGCGGGTATGCCAAACTGCGTGAAATGCCCTTTGCTCCCTTCGTAGGCAAACTGGTATCTGCCTTCCCTTGTCTTGCCGACGCTGTCGCTGCGCATATTCAGAACTGGAGTGACTTTGTACTGCTGTCCGTAGAGAGCAGTTATAGTTCCCGATGGGCGGAGGATAACGTCGTGCTTATCGGCGATGCTGCTCATACGATGACCCCGACAGGTGCCTTTGGACTGAATGCTGCGCTTGAGGATGCCGATGTCCTCTCTGAACTGCTGCTTCAGATGGCAGAGGGCCGTTTCGAATCTGCCGAGGTGCTGCAGCAGCTGCAGGCCATCCGCGGCCCGAAAGTACAGCAGCAGTTGGCTCGGCAAGTTGAGATGGAATCTTCTTTTCGGCAGCGTTATGAATCCTTCCGTTAA
- a CDS encoding glycoside hydrolase family 2 protein, with amino-acid sequence MVNVRRSSQDLSGQWRIQHYEVGEKGAMDAAAAALDDRFWIGAAVPGDVHGALAARGIIDPPYFGHNDAKSRWIEQKEWWYRTTFNLTDVDASSEEHIELVFEGLDTFASIYVNGHEIGTTANMLMSHTFDVTRVVRNGWNAIAVRFDPLHLHHRDKELFDWSSYTKERPWLRKAAMNFGWDWGPRMVTVGIWGAVRLERSTVAKLENVYARTERISKEQAQVHITAAVRSVLSYRDRQKRTQPVVMTCDIRLLNDRGDTVAGADSWPVADGETDAVLHVSEPRLWWTHDLGEPYLYTLEVTLYADGQALDQYRQPFGIRTLELALNNEQGENRFAFILNGVQIYAKGANWIPADQLIGTIPNSRYRELVELSVEAHMNMLRVWAGGIYEKDVFYDECDRQGVLVWQDFAFANALFPDFNRDFMDLVRQEVTNNVLRLRSRASLALWCGNNEIDWLYDMKTASGDITSPFYGELIYHELIPELLEQLDPSRPYWPSSPYGESHGQDANDPDTGDRHNWQVWHGSVYPRKYGEVPILDYSIEGVTFKNYKKDEALFSSEFGMHASANRYTLEKNMPADQFYWGSPEMAYRNKDTNHQKGMLLMEGYTGLPQNIQEYMNFSMLTQAEGLRYGIEHFRRINHRNRGALVWQLNDSWPGTSWSMIDYELLPKASYYYAKTFFHPVLMSLDHEPGEPLDLWIVNDTQDEISGQLRLNIYDLHGEVLHSSAHGVKVQPQSSLCTVSVDEADILGARRPEEVMVELVSEGFAAPVNRYFLRDPKDVLLPPTQLSVHVNEEEQSVTVTACDAIARMVKLELPMGRIRFSDNYFDLLPGESRTVTLRHPEMQALPFTQLRVSAMNGGEA; translated from the coding sequence ATGGTGAACGTTCGACGTTCAAGTCAGGATTTGTCAGGACAATGGAGGATACAGCATTACGAGGTTGGGGAAAAGGGGGCGATGGATGCTGCAGCAGCCGCACTGGATGACCGGTTTTGGATCGGGGCAGCCGTGCCTGGAGATGTTCATGGAGCACTTGCAGCGCGCGGCATTATCGATCCGCCTTATTTCGGGCATAACGATGCCAAGAGCCGCTGGATCGAGCAGAAGGAGTGGTGGTACCGTACTACCTTTAACCTTACAGATGTGGACGCCTCATCGGAGGAACATATTGAGCTGGTATTTGAAGGGCTGGACACGTTTGCTTCGATCTATGTAAATGGTCATGAGATCGGTACAACGGCTAATATGCTGATGTCGCATACGTTTGATGTGACTCGTGTCGTGCGAAATGGCTGGAATGCGATTGCGGTTCGGTTCGACCCACTCCATCTACATCACCGCGACAAAGAGCTGTTTGACTGGTCCTCGTATACCAAAGAACGTCCGTGGCTGCGCAAAGCCGCGATGAATTTTGGCTGGGATTGGGGGCCGCGCATGGTTACCGTGGGGATTTGGGGGGCGGTACGCCTGGAGCGCAGCACGGTTGCGAAGCTGGAGAATGTCTATGCCCGGACCGAACGGATAAGCAAGGAACAGGCTCAAGTCCATATAACGGCTGCTGTGCGCTCTGTGCTGTCTTATCGCGACAGGCAAAAGCGTACACAACCTGTCGTTATGACTTGTGATATTCGACTCTTGAACGACCGTGGTGACACCGTGGCAGGAGCCGATTCATGGCCTGTGGCCGATGGGGAAACGGATGCGGTGTTACATGTTTCCGAACCTCGCTTATGGTGGACTCATGATCTGGGCGAGCCTTACTTGTACACACTGGAGGTTACGCTCTATGCGGACGGGCAGGCTTTAGATCAATACCGTCAGCCCTTTGGTATACGGACACTGGAGCTGGCGCTTAACAATGAGCAGGGGGAGAACCGTTTTGCTTTTATCCTGAACGGTGTCCAAATATATGCTAAAGGGGCGAACTGGATACCTGCGGATCAACTGATTGGCACCATCCCGAATTCACGGTACAGAGAGCTGGTTGAGCTGTCCGTGGAGGCACATATGAACATGCTGCGTGTGTGGGCAGGCGGCATCTATGAGAAGGACGTATTTTACGATGAGTGTGATCGTCAAGGTGTGCTCGTTTGGCAGGATTTTGCGTTTGCCAATGCACTGTTTCCGGATTTTAACCGTGATTTTATGGATCTGGTGCGGCAGGAGGTCACAAATAATGTACTTCGACTGCGGAGCCGGGCTTCCCTGGCCCTCTGGTGCGGCAACAATGAGATTGACTGGCTGTATGACATGAAAACCGCAAGCGGTGATATCACCAGCCCATTCTATGGGGAATTGATCTATCACGAACTGATCCCGGAGCTGCTGGAGCAGCTTGATCCGTCCCGTCCGTACTGGCCATCCTCGCCTTATGGCGAAAGTCACGGACAGGATGCGAATGATCCGGACACCGGGGATCGTCATAACTGGCAGGTGTGGCACGGGTCGGTATACCCGAGAAAATACGGAGAAGTACCGATTCTGGATTACAGCATTGAAGGAGTCACATTTAAAAATTATAAAAAAGATGAAGCTCTGTTCAGCAGTGAGTTTGGTATGCATGCTTCGGCCAACCGGTATACATTGGAGAAAAATATGCCTGCAGACCAGTTTTACTGGGGCAGCCCCGAGATGGCTTATCGGAACAAAGATACGAATCACCAGAAAGGCATGCTGCTGATGGAAGGTTATACGGGCCTCCCGCAAAATATACAGGAATACATGAACTTCTCCATGCTGACTCAGGCAGAGGGCCTACGCTATGGTATTGAACATTTCAGGCGGATCAATCATCGTAACCGTGGTGCGCTTGTGTGGCAGCTGAACGACAGCTGGCCGGGGACAAGCTGGTCGATGATTGATTATGAACTGCTGCCTAAAGCTTCCTATTATTATGCCAAGACGTTCTTCCATCCGGTCCTGATGTCGCTGGACCATGAGCCGGGAGAACCGCTGGACTTATGGATCGTTAACGATACACAAGATGAAATTAGCGGCCAACTTCGGCTGAATATATATGATCTGCATGGAGAAGTGCTGCACTCCAGCGCACATGGGGTTAAGGTGCAGCCGCAGTCTTCATTGTGCACTGTATCAGTGGATGAAGCGGATATTCTGGGTGCAAGACGCCCCGAAGAGGTAATGGTGGAGCTGGTTTCCGAGGGGTTTGCTGCACCCGTGAATCGTTACTTTTTGCGTGATCCTAAGGATGTCCTGCTGCCGCCTACTCAGCTCAGTGTTCACGTGAATGAAGAGGAACAATCCGTTACCGTCACGGCGTGTGATGCCATTGCACGTATGGTGAAGCTGGAACTGCCTATGGGCCGAATTCGCTTCAGTGATAACTATTTTGATCTACTCCCGGGAGAGAGCCGAACGGTAACACTCCGTCATCCAGAGATGCAGGCTTTGCCTTTCACACAGCTTCGCGTAAGTGCGATGAATGGCGGCGAGGCTTGA
- a CDS encoding sensor histidine kinase produces MVRWLTSSLQRKLSIVVTASMIVPLLALGVFAFLFSSRITEEKTKLSGMDTLKQVEANLRYMLQDAENLSIFLIGERDIQQYLSRNEDHELDRIDILGRMTNLAASKKYIANIAIYPGRFDAALSTAAWYEPDGADLFYGPFSGQSTGRETDKRWTGVYSVRNYAGIQNVITLIRPIRSIHDYRTLGWLAISLDEKVISKGWPALGLGKGEGRLELIGTAGEILSSMNKSRLGLHMSDIEPGLLTRIQKGSGGTTTYGEGEQRRTVLYYPEKLTGWMLVGTVPYEQYRSENSYILILTVIAVALSALISGGLVWFTVRRITRPLLLLTRHLSRIDPKRPLPLFRSESDDEIGKLGESYNLLGAHIDMLKEEIIRGEARKKEADLRVLQAQINPHFLYNTLSSIHWIALMSKENRIADMVEGLSDFLRISLNQGQDYCPVAQEIAHIRHYVRVQSIRFPDQFVLHYIVDPALEQQMMLKLLLQPLVENAMIHGIQKAGNQGTITIMIQKDHVYKRMNVLVLDDGAGMTADKLKQLQAGLIPEDESGLISSDRPLHGERLEHPLSAGGYGLRNVNERLLLHYGRDALLEVHSREGEGTRISFSIPILEESP; encoded by the coding sequence TTGGTTCGCTGGCTTACATCTTCACTGCAGCGTAAGCTGTCCATTGTTGTGACAGCTTCAATGATTGTGCCGCTGCTGGCACTTGGAGTATTTGCTTTTCTATTCTCTTCACGGATTACCGAGGAGAAAACAAAATTATCGGGGATGGATACGCTAAAGCAGGTCGAGGCGAACCTTCGCTATATGCTCCAGGATGCCGAAAATTTATCAATCTTCCTGATCGGAGAACGGGATATACAGCAGTATCTGAGCCGTAATGAGGATCATGAACTCGATCGTATAGACATTTTGGGCAGAATGACCAACTTGGCCGCATCCAAAAAATATATCGCCAACATTGCGATTTACCCCGGGCGTTTTGACGCTGCCCTTTCAACGGCTGCCTGGTATGAGCCGGATGGCGCAGATCTCTTTTATGGGCCTTTTTCCGGCCAAAGTACCGGTAGAGAAACAGATAAACGGTGGACGGGAGTGTATTCCGTTCGAAATTATGCGGGCATTCAAAATGTGATTACGTTAATTCGGCCAATCCGCAGCATTCACGATTATCGCACGCTGGGCTGGCTGGCGATCAGTCTGGATGAAAAAGTAATCTCGAAAGGTTGGCCCGCACTGGGATTGGGCAAGGGTGAAGGCAGACTGGAACTGATCGGAACCGCCGGAGAGATATTATCCTCCATGAACAAGTCCAGACTCGGACTTCATATGTCTGACATCGAACCTGGACTTTTGACACGTATTCAGAAGGGAAGCGGGGGCACGACAACGTATGGCGAGGGAGAGCAGCGGCGTACCGTGCTGTATTATCCCGAGAAATTGACGGGTTGGATGCTGGTTGGCACGGTTCCTTACGAACAATACCGGTCTGAGAATAGCTATATTTTGATTTTGACTGTTATTGCAGTTGCCCTGTCTGCCCTGATCAGCGGCGGCCTGGTCTGGTTTACGGTTCGCAGAATCACGAGACCGCTGCTTTTGTTAACCAGGCATCTCTCACGAATAGACCCAAAGCGTCCACTGCCCTTATTTCGATCGGAAAGTGATGACGAGATTGGCAAGCTCGGCGAGAGCTACAATCTGCTTGGTGCGCATATCGATATGCTGAAGGAAGAGATCATTCGTGGTGAAGCACGCAAAAAAGAAGCAGACCTGCGTGTGCTTCAAGCACAGATCAATCCTCATTTTCTGTATAACACACTCTCCTCCATTCATTGGATTGCACTGATGTCCAAAGAAAACCGAATTGCAGATATGGTGGAGGGACTGAGTGATTTTCTGCGAATCAGTCTGAACCAGGGACAGGATTACTGCCCGGTTGCGCAGGAAATCGCGCATATCCGTCATTATGTACGGGTGCAGTCCATCCGTTTCCCGGATCAGTTTGTGCTTCATTACATTGTTGACCCTGCATTGGAGCAGCAAATGATGCTGAAACTGCTGCTGCAGCCCTTGGTGGAGAATGCAATGATTCACGGGATTCAGAAGGCGGGGAATCAGGGCACGATCACCATAATGATTCAGAAGGATCATGTGTACAAGCGAATGAACGTACTGGTGCTGGACGACGGGGCAGGGATGACGGCGGACAAGCTGAAGCAGCTGCAGGCAGGCCTGATTCCTGAAGATGAGAGCGGTTTAATTTCATCTGATCGTCCTTTACACGGAGAGCGGCTGGAACACCCTCTGTCTGCAGGAGGCTATGGTCTTCGCAATGTGAATGAACGGCTGCTGCTTCATTATGGAAGGGATGCGCTGCTTGAAGTTCACAGCAGAGAGGGCGAGGGCACCCGGATTTCGTTCTCCATACCAATCCTGGAGGAATCGCCATGA
- a CDS encoding polysaccharide deacetylase family protein gives MNLKATRFIALFILAVMLQSSAASSAYAKPVQKNRQYYEERGEIVWEVPTQDKLIALTFDDGPDPVQTPQILAVLKQYHAKGTFFVLGKWAEKYPDLVRQEQLEGHEIANHTYAHTYAVRSTAADKYMKDMEAAEASIEAAGAHRPMLFRPPGGYYNDMVIQAAKQKGYTIVLWSWHQDTRDWALPGVSAITKKVLHNARNGDIVLFHDKVDGKSHTIEALKTILPKLQEQGYQFVTVSELLAVKAREAAKDGLSSSLP, from the coding sequence ATGAACCTGAAAGCAACCCGATTCATCGCATTATTTATACTGGCTGTGATGCTGCAGAGCAGTGCAGCGAGTTCAGCGTATGCCAAGCCCGTGCAGAAGAATCGCCAGTATTATGAAGAGCGGGGAGAGATCGTATGGGAAGTCCCTACACAGGACAAATTAATCGCCCTGACCTTTGATGATGGGCCAGACCCTGTGCAGACTCCCCAGATTTTGGCTGTGTTGAAACAATACCACGCTAAGGGAACTTTTTTTGTGCTCGGCAAATGGGCAGAAAAGTATCCTGATCTCGTCAGACAGGAGCAGCTCGAAGGACATGAGATTGCCAATCATACGTATGCCCATACGTATGCCGTTCGCTCAACAGCAGCAGACAAGTACATGAAAGATATGGAAGCGGCAGAAGCTTCAATCGAAGCTGCAGGTGCACATCGCCCGATGCTGTTCAGACCTCCTGGAGGGTACTATAACGATATGGTAATTCAGGCGGCCAAGCAAAAAGGATACACCATTGTTTTATGGTCTTGGCATCAGGACACTCGGGACTGGGCTTTACCTGGTGTGTCTGCCATTACGAAGAAGGTGCTGCATAATGCACGCAATGGTGATATTGTTCTGTTTCATGACAAAGTAGATGGCAAATCTCATACCATTGAAGCGCTAAAAACAATCCTTCCCAAACTACAGGAGCAGGGATATCAGTTTGTGACGGTATCGGAACTTCTTGCGGTGAAAGCCCGTGAAGCTGCGAAGGATGGTTTATCCTCTTCACTGCCGTAA
- a CDS encoding AraC family transcriptional regulator, which translates to MAQVEKQHIVCILPYAAALDRSGYRLEDGINRVEQWLKCSLRAAAGEPVQKSVELHHSYQTALAAYRYRGLTNAKVWRYEQISDRQGGKTVLTQEEETVLGRLLMDNDPVTLTVWTRELVTSLIAESDVTPGSYTACLHSALIAGHRWFARTLQAIGREQPARLKPWTPEPDKDAAALGDELFHHLYDLMHTYHSRLGQGQAAHVQKAIGYIESSLTQDISLQQVAGQIHLHPGHLSELFKKEMGVTFGDFVTDMRIRRAMDMLAVSPAKVSEIAAVSGYDDVKYFSRLFKKHTGKTPSEYREQALVFKSSGS; encoded by the coding sequence GTGGCACAGGTTGAGAAGCAGCATATTGTCTGTATACTGCCTTATGCCGCAGCACTGGACAGAAGTGGATACAGGCTTGAGGATGGGATTAACCGAGTGGAACAGTGGTTGAAATGTTCCCTTCGTGCTGCTGCGGGTGAGCCTGTTCAAAAATCTGTTGAGCTTCACCACAGCTATCAGACCGCGCTGGCGGCCTATCGTTATCGCGGACTCACAAATGCCAAAGTGTGGCGGTATGAGCAGATCAGCGACCGGCAGGGCGGCAAGACCGTGCTGACTCAGGAGGAGGAAACGGTACTTGGCCGTTTGCTGATGGACAATGATCCCGTCACACTGACGGTATGGACTCGTGAACTCGTTACAAGTTTGATTGCCGAATCTGATGTTACACCCGGATCGTATACGGCCTGTCTGCACTCAGCTCTCATCGCCGGGCACCGCTGGTTCGCTCGAACGCTGCAGGCTATTGGACGTGAACAGCCTGCACGGCTTAAGCCATGGACGCCGGAGCCGGATAAGGATGCTGCGGCGCTGGGTGATGAGCTTTTTCACCATTTATACGATCTGATGCATACGTATCACAGCCGCTTGGGACAGGGGCAGGCTGCACATGTGCAAAAGGCGATTGGTTATATTGAATCTTCACTCACACAGGATATCAGTCTGCAGCAGGTGGCTGGGCAGATTCATCTGCATCCGGGACACCTCAGTGAGCTGTTTAAAAAAGAAATGGGCGTGACCTTTGGAGACTTTGTCACGGATATGCGAATTCGACGAGCGATGGATATGCTCGCCGTGTCACCAGCCAAAGTGAGTGAGATTGCAGCCGTCAGCGGATACGACGATGTGAAATACTTCAGCAGACTTTTCAAAAAGCATACAGGCAAGACCCCCAGTGAATACCGGGAACAGGCACTCGTATTTAAATCTTCAGGCAGCTAG
- a CDS encoding response regulator, whose protein sequence is MRLLIVDDEVIIRTGLASVIAWHELGIELLHPAASAEEAWSRLSEERPHILMTDIRMNGRSGLELAEAALDLLPELEVIILSGYDDFSYAQQAIRNGVTDYLLKTSKPEEIIKTVLQAKSRITERWAAKSQEGKQLRENRERLFASWVIEGNTESGVCPAFLEFDTDQADIFSSMREESCRERSISRQVVLIQASGWNRASDALLDLLCKICSKMSCLTLWHRLRSSILSVYCLMPQHWTEVDTGLRMGLTEWNSG, encoded by the coding sequence ATGAGATTATTAATTGTTGATGACGAAGTCATTATACGTACAGGACTCGCCAGTGTCATTGCCTGGCACGAACTTGGTATCGAGCTGCTGCATCCTGCTGCTTCGGCAGAGGAAGCTTGGTCACGCTTAAGCGAAGAGCGTCCACATATCCTGATGACGGATATTCGAATGAATGGCAGATCAGGGCTGGAACTGGCAGAAGCAGCACTGGATCTGTTACCGGAGCTGGAGGTCATTATTTTATCAGGTTATGATGATTTCAGTTACGCCCAGCAGGCTATTCGTAACGGGGTTACGGACTATCTGCTCAAAACGAGTAAACCGGAAGAGATTATCAAAACCGTGCTGCAGGCCAAGAGCAGAATTACAGAACGCTGGGCAGCGAAGTCCCAAGAGGGAAAGCAGTTACGCGAGAACCGGGAAAGGCTGTTTGCGAGCTGGGTAATTGAAGGCAATACCGAGTCTGGTGTCTGTCCTGCTTTTTTGGAGTTTGATACAGATCAGGCGGACATCTTCTCATCCATGCGGGAGGAGAGCTGCCGTGAACGATCCATAAGCAGACAGGTTGTCCTGATTCAGGCATCAGGCTGGAACCGAGCCTCGGATGCGCTGCTCGATTTGCTGTGCAAAATATGCTCGAAGATGTCCTGCCTGACGCTGTGGCACAGGTTGAGAAGCAGCATATTGTCTGTATACTGCCTTATGCCGCAGCACTGGACAGAAGTGGATACAGGCTTGAGGATGGGATTAACCGAGTGGAACAGTGGTTGA
- a CDS encoding YwbE family protein produces the protein MNGQKRADIRPGLEVDIVLKQDQSSGKLTRGIVKDLLTNSPTHPHGIKVRLTSGQVGRVKHVVSAGHSPQ, from the coding sequence TTGAATGGACAAAAGAGAGCAGACATCAGACCTGGTTTGGAGGTCGATATCGTACTGAAGCAGGATCAATCTTCTGGTAAACTGACGAGAGGAATCGTTAAGGACTTGTTAACCAATTCGCCAACACATCCTCATGGGATTAAAGTGAGATTAACAAGCGGGCAAGTCGGCCGAGTGAAACATGTGGTATCCGCAGGCCATAGTCCGCAATGA
- a CDS encoding Na+/H+ antiporter: protein MELFITVLVLLGLIGLSNVLNRFVPFIPVPLIQIALGVLIALLPAGVHLPLNPELFFVLFIAPLLYNDGKRTPRNELWNLRAPILLLALGLVFVTVAVAGYAIHWLIPTIPLPAAFALAAILSPTDAVAVGAMAGRVHLPKSIHRLLEGEALMNDASGLVAFKFAIAAAVTGVFSLAQASVSFIIIAVGGLLAGALMSFLFIRLGVWIRRLGMEDVTIHMLLQILTPFVIYLVSEEIGVSGILAVVAGGIIHAVERDRAESVQLKMQVVSASTWSVILFLLNGLVFVILGVQVPDVLSTIFVNVSFNNFEVLGYVVLISLLLVLLRFLWIYLFWQGNEWLRAKSAIGKPRFKEITILSLSGVRGAVTLAGAFSIPYVLQDGSPFPERDLIIFLAAGVILFSLIAASVLLPVLAKGDGKTSDENTPKKSERRAQDIMLNAAIRAVKSEMNDENKAAALAVVSDLSKYIKQVTGQFTADNRKVMQKQETAINLMATRAERREIETMQAENALGPEAAFKCDHWLDRKEMMLSNRTNTQLLDSLKEIMRMLSQLFTNGSRKQEQPFMLENAELFRKVKLRTSQAAIKAIRAQMNDTNRAAALAVIAKYERVIAKLRAWNQDKTEDPFDQDKLELQMVAIQEQRNTVQQLYENGEITRDTAAKLRRYINDVEATALKND from the coding sequence ATGGAGTTATTTATAACCGTACTTGTTTTGCTGGGTCTGATCGGTTTATCCAACGTGCTGAACCGTTTCGTACCTTTTATTCCCGTTCCGCTTATACAGATTGCACTAGGCGTACTCATTGCACTGCTGCCTGCTGGCGTCCATCTGCCCCTTAATCCCGAATTGTTTTTTGTGTTATTCATTGCTCCTCTGCTGTATAACGATGGCAAAAGAACGCCAAGAAATGAACTGTGGAACCTGCGTGCACCCATTCTTCTGCTTGCGCTCGGGCTGGTATTTGTTACCGTTGCAGTGGCTGGTTATGCCATACATTGGCTGATTCCGACGATTCCGCTGCCTGCTGCATTTGCGCTCGCGGCTATCCTGTCTCCGACAGATGCAGTGGCTGTAGGAGCCATGGCCGGACGTGTGCATCTGCCCAAAAGCATACATAGACTTCTGGAAGGCGAAGCATTGATGAATGACGCTTCAGGCCTTGTGGCTTTTAAATTTGCAATCGCTGCTGCGGTGACTGGCGTTTTTTCACTGGCTCAAGCATCGGTTAGTTTCATCATCATTGCTGTAGGAGGTCTGCTCGCGGGTGCATTGATGTCCTTCCTTTTTATCCGTCTCGGAGTCTGGATTCGCAGGCTTGGTATGGAGGATGTCACCATTCATATGCTGCTGCAGATTCTGACACCATTCGTAATCTATCTGGTAAGTGAAGAGATTGGAGTTTCCGGCATCCTGGCGGTAGTTGCAGGCGGAATTATTCATGCGGTTGAACGTGACCGTGCAGAATCGGTCCAGCTCAAGATGCAGGTGGTGTCTGCGAGCACTTGGTCCGTAATTTTATTTCTTTTGAACGGTCTCGTGTTTGTTATTCTTGGCGTGCAGGTACCCGATGTACTGAGTACGATCTTTGTCAATGTGTCATTTAATAACTTTGAAGTGCTTGGGTATGTTGTGCTGATTTCACTGCTGCTTGTCCTGCTTCGTTTTTTGTGGATTTATTTGTTCTGGCAGGGTAATGAATGGCTGCGGGCCAAGTCCGCTATCGGGAAACCTCGCTTCAAGGAAATTACAATTCTATCTCTTTCGGGAGTGAGAGGTGCGGTAACGCTGGCTGGGGCATTTTCAATTCCATACGTGCTTCAGGACGGATCACCGTTTCCTGAGCGCGATCTAATTATTTTTTTGGCGGCGGGTGTTATTCTGTTCTCTCTGATTGCTGCAAGTGTCCTGCTGCCCGTGTTGGCTAAAGGAGACGGGAAAACTTCAGATGAGAATACACCGAAGAAGTCGGAACGCAGAGCCCAGGACATTATGTTGAATGCTGCCATTCGAGCTGTCAAATCCGAGATGAATGATGAAAATAAAGCTGCCGCATTGGCCGTTGTATCCGACTTGTCCAAATATATCAAACAAGTGACAGGACAGTTTACTGCGGATAATCGTAAAGTGATGCAAAAACAGGAAACAGCCATAAATCTGATGGCCACCCGAGCCGAGCGCAGAGAGATAGAAACGATGCAGGCTGAAAATGCTCTTGGGCCTGAAGCGGCTTTTAAATGTGATCACTGGCTCGACCGCAAGGAGATGATGCTGTCCAACCGAACCAATACACAGCTTCTCGACTCGTTGAAAGAGATTATGCGTATGCTGAGCCAGCTGTTCACGAACGGCTCGAGGAAACAAGAGCAGCCGTTTATGCTTGAGAATGCAGAACTGTTCCGTAAAGTAAAGCTGCGCACATCACAGGCAGCGATCAAAGCCATCCGCGCACAGATGAATGATACCAACCGTGCCGCTGCCCTTGCCGTTATCGCCAAATATGAGCGAGTAATCGCAAAACTGCGTGCCTGGAATCAGGACAAGACGGAAGATCCGTTTGATCAGGATAAACTGGAGCTTCAGATGGTTGCGATTCAAGAGCAGCGCAATACGGTACAGCAATTATATGAGAACGGCGAAATTACCCGGGATACGGCGGCAAAGCTGCGTCGTTACATCAATGATGTGGAGGCGACGGCTTTGAAAAACGATTAA